One genomic region from Cetobacterium ceti encodes:
- a CDS encoding outer membrane beta-barrel protein, translating to MKRLALVLSSILVLSSFASAKEIVAKPEVSKEIVTEPVVVQEEVVEVAPVVTPAPVAVTPNSYITLRAGMDFAPRYKQASFGTASAAQNVNDKSGDNWGGEFAVEYLRQIETSNFYLGGGLAYQRHADVKASNDLWKTGRYDSIPVYVTGKYVMANWDGVKPYLKADLGYSFNRKSGDFSEKSDSQKLGSGKIKDGMYYGAGLGVELDNWTADVMYKVNDAKLDMNNGGSHKFDYSRVTLSVGYKFNL from the coding sequence ATGAAAAGATTAGCATTAGTATTATCTAGTATTTTAGTTTTATCATCATTTGCTTCAGCTAAGGAAATAGTTGCAAAACCTGAAGTTTCTAAAGAAATAGTTACTGAACCTGTAGTAGTTCAAGAGGAGGTTGTTGAAGTAGCTCCTGTGGTTACACCTGCACCAGTTGCTGTAACACCTAATTCTTATATTACATTAAGAGCTGGAATGGATTTTGCTCCAAGATATAAACAAGCTTCTTTTGGAACAGCATCTGCTGCACAAAATGTTAATGATAAATCTGGAGATAACTGGGGAGGAGAATTTGCAGTTGAATATTTAAGACAAATTGAAACTTCTAACTTCTACTTAGGAGGAGGTTTAGCATATCAAAGACATGCTGATGTTAAAGCTTCAAATGACTTATGGAAAACTGGAAGATATGATTCAATTCCTGTTTATGTAACTGGTAAATATGTTATGGCAAATTGGGACGGAGTTAAACCATATTTAAAAGCCGATTTAGGATATTCTTTCAATAGAAAAAGCGGTGATTTCAGTGAAAAATCAGATTCTCAAAAATTAGGATCTGGAAAAATTAAAGATGGAATGTATTATGGAGCTGGTTTAGGAGTTGAACTTGATAACTGGACAGCTGACGTTATGTATAAAGTAAATGACGCTAAATTAGATATGAACAATGGAGGATCTCATAAATTTGATTACTCTAGAGTGACTCTATCTGTTGGTTATAAATTTAATTTATAA
- a CDS encoding outer membrane beta-barrel protein, producing MKKFTFLLSSILILSTSVYAKEMMVNPMESKEVVEQPMVVEEVSTVVVQDIVPRKNKQYLVLKVGGDISPEYENVNLNGNKLNSKSAKNLGYEISLEFMQQLWHSNFEVGLGTAYQRHGGVKSINSVSEPEIVRASTNEISVNLGRYDSVPLYLIGKYNFGFWKGWSPYIKGDIGYSFNIKDHSLREAGESIPTKIDDGLYYGVGLGAEYYNWTVDAMYKVNKADIKVHADADRYSDNFDYSRVTLSVGYKFDL from the coding sequence ATGAAAAAGTTTACATTTTTATTATCCAGCATCCTAATTCTTTCAACTAGTGTCTATGCTAAAGAGATGATGGTTAATCCTATGGAATCTAAAGAAGTAGTTGAACAACCTATGGTTGTTGAAGAAGTGAGTACAGTTGTAGTTCAAGATATTGTTCCAAGAAAAAATAAACAATATCTAGTTTTAAAAGTTGGAGGAGATATTTCTCCAGAATATGAAAATGTTAATTTAAATGGTAACAAACTTAATTCTAAAAGCGCAAAAAATTTAGGTTATGAAATTTCCTTAGAATTTATGCAACAACTTTGGCACTCAAACTTTGAAGTTGGTTTAGGTACTGCTTATCAAAGACATGGAGGAGTAAAAAGTATTAATTCTGTAAGCGAACCTGAAATAGTTAGGGCTTCTACTAATGAAATATCCGTTAATTTAGGAAGGTATGATTCTGTGCCACTTTATTTGATTGGTAAATACAACTTCGGTTTTTGGAAAGGATGGAGCCCTTATATAAAAGGAGATATTGGTTACTCTTTTAATATAAAAGATCATTCTTTAAGAGAGGCTGGAGAGAGCATTCCTACAAAAATTGATGATGGTTTATATTATGGTGTTGGTCTAGGTGCTGAATATTATAATTGGACTGTAGATGCCATGTATAAAGTAAATAAAGCCGATATAAAAGTTCATGCTGACGCTGATAGATACTCAGATAACTTTGATTATTCTAGAGTTACTTTATCTGTTGGTTATAAATTTGATCTATAA
- a CDS encoding DUF1846 domain-containing protein, which produces MKIGFDHNKYLEEQSKFILERVDNYDKLYLEFGGKLLYDLHAKRVLPGFDENAKIKLLQRLKEKVEVVICVYAGDIERNKIRGDFGITYDMDVLRLIDDLRERELEVNSVVITRYDDQPATTVFINKLERRGIKVYKHRATKGYPTDVDTIVSDEGYGKNPYIETSKPIVVVTAPGPGSGKLATCLSQLYHENKRGNVAGYSKFETFPVWNVPLKHPLNIAYEAATVDLKDVNMIDSFHLDYYGETAVNYNRDIEAFPVLKRIIEKITGKESVYKSPTDMGVNRVGFGIIDDEVVREASKQEIIRRYFKTGCEYKKGYVDKETYQRAKLIMEELNLKEEDRKVVTASREHLAKQKGSNDKKDICSSVAIELADGTILTGKKSPIMDATSAAIINSLKYIADINDGIHLISPSIIEPILHLKSKTLQSKSVGLTIEELLIALTISASANPLAQVAMDKLNMLKGAQMHSTSIISKGDEQTLRKLGIDVTCDPHFPTVNLYYNE; this is translated from the coding sequence ATGAAAATCGGATTCGATCATAACAAATATCTTGAAGAACAATCAAAATTTATATTAGAAAGAGTAGACAATTATGACAAACTTTATTTAGAGTTTGGTGGAAAATTATTATATGATCTACATGCAAAAAGAGTTTTACCTGGCTTTGATGAAAATGCCAAAATAAAACTATTACAAAGATTAAAAGAAAAAGTAGAAGTAGTAATCTGTGTTTATGCAGGGGATATCGAGAGAAACAAAATAAGAGGAGATTTCGGTATTACTTATGATATGGACGTTCTTAGATTAATAGATGATTTAAGAGAAAGAGAACTAGAAGTAAACAGCGTGGTAATAACAAGATATGATGATCAGCCAGCAACAACTGTATTTATAAACAAATTAGAGCGTAGAGGAATAAAAGTTTATAAGCATAGAGCAACAAAGGGTTACCCTACAGATGTTGATACTATTGTAAGTGATGAAGGATATGGAAAAAATCCATATATTGAAACAAGTAAGCCAATAGTAGTTGTTACAGCTCCAGGACCTGGAAGCGGAAAATTAGCAACATGTTTAAGTCAATTATATCATGAGAATAAAAGAGGAAACGTAGCTGGATACTCAAAATTCGAGACATTCCCTGTTTGGAATGTACCTTTAAAGCATCCATTAAATATTGCCTATGAAGCAGCAACAGTGGATTTAAAAGACGTAAATATGATAGATTCATTCCACTTAGATTATTATGGAGAAACAGCTGTAAACTACAATAGAGATATTGAAGCTTTCCCTGTTTTAAAAAGAATAATTGAAAAAATTACTGGAAAAGAATCAGTTTATAAATCTCCAACTGATATGGGAGTAAATAGAGTAGGATTTGGAATTATTGATGATGAAGTTGTAAGAGAAGCATCAAAACAAGAAATCATTAGAAGATATTTCAAAACTGGTTGTGAATATAAAAAAGGTTATGTAGATAAAGAAACTTATCAAAGAGCTAAATTAATAATGGAAGAATTAAATTTAAAAGAGGAAGATAGAAAGGTTGTTACTGCTTCTAGAGAGCATTTAGCTAAGCAAAAGGGAAGTAATGATAAAAAAGATATCTGTTCATCAGTTGCTATAGAATTAGCTGATGGAACTATTTTAACTGGTAAAAAATCTCCAATTATGGATGCAACTTCTGCAGCTATAATAAATTCTTTAAAATATATTGCAGATATTAATGATGGAATACACTTAATTTCTCCATCAATAATAGAACCAATTTTACATTTAAAATCTAAAACTTTACAGAGTAAATCTGTAGGATTAACAATAGAAGAGTTATTAATAGCTTTAACTATTTCAGCATCAGCTAATCCATTAGCTCAAGTTGCTATGGATAAGTTAAATATGTTAAAAGGCGCTCAAATGCATTCAACAAGTATAATCAGTAAAGGTGATGAGCAAACTCTAAGAAAATTAGGAATTGATGTTACTTGTGATCCTCATTTCCCAACTGTAAACTTATATTATAATGAATAA